One part of the Cyprinus carpio isolate SPL01 chromosome A25, ASM1834038v1, whole genome shotgun sequence genome encodes these proteins:
- the LOC109047693 gene encoding dnaJ homolog subfamily A member 4-like — MVRETGYYDLLGVSPKASLDEIKKAYRKLALKYHPDKNPNEGEKFKLISQAYEVLSDPKKRDLYDQGGEQAIKEGGMSGGESPMDIFNMFFGGGGRMQRERRGKNVVHQLGVTLEELYNGSTRKLGLQKNVICEKCDGYGGKKGSIEKCSTCKGRGVQVQVQQIGPGMIQQIQSMCSDCQGQGERFNSKDRCKNCNGHKVERKKKILEVHIDKGMKDGQKITFHGEGDQEPGLEPGDVIIVLDLKEHPVFQRKNENLIMKMKIKLVEALCGFKKTVCTLDNRLLLIQSPPGKVIKPNDVKCIHNDPVYRHPFEKGLLIVQFEIEFPDKHWLPEHMLPDLERLLPVRDHVMMSDDMEEVDLCEVDYERQKRNYSGEAYDEDEGPRHSGVQCQTQ; from the exons ATGGTTCGAGAAACCGGTTACTACGATCTGCTCGGCGTGAGTCCCAAAGCCTCGCTGGACGAGATCAAGAAGGCATATCGAAAACTGGCCTTGAAATATCACCCGGATAAAAACCCGAATGAAGGCGAGAAA TTCAAACTCATATCGCAAGCCTACGAGGTCCTGTCAGATCCCAAAAAGCGGGATTTGTATGACCAAGGTGGTGAACAAGCCATAAAGGAAGGAGGCATGTCAGGAGGAGAATCTCCCATGGACATTTTCAACATGTTCTTTGGTGGCGGAGGCAGAATGCAGAGAGAAAGGAGAG GTAAGAATGTGGTTCACCAGCTTGGAGTCACACTGGAGGAATTGTACAATGGCTCAACAAGAAAACTTGGTCTTCAGAAGAACGTGATTTGTGAGAAATGCGACG GTTATGGAGGCAAAAAAGGCTCAATTGAAAAATGCTCAACATGCAAAGGAAGAGGGGTTCAGGTCCAGGTGCAACAGATTGGACCGGGAATGATCCAGCAGATTCAAAGCATGTGCTCCGACTGCCAAGGACAGGGAGAGAGGTTCAACTCCAAGGACCGTTGCAAAAACTGCAATGGACACAAAGTAGAACGCAAGAAGAAGATTCTTGAAGTCCATATTGACAAAG GTATGAAGGACGGTCAGAAGATCACATTCCACGGAGAAGGAGATCAAGAGCCTGGCCTGGAGCCTGGTGATGTTATAATCGTACTGGACTTGAAAGAACACCCCGTCTTCCAACGAAAAAATGAAAACCTGATCATGAAGATGAAGATCAAGCTGGTGGAAGCGCTCTGTGGGTTTAAAAAAACTGTCTGTACGCTAGATAACCGATTGTTGCTCATCCAATCACCTCCAG gcaAAGTAATAAAACCTAATgatgtaaaatgtattcataatgaTCCTGTGTATAGACACCCTTTTGAGAAAGGTCTTCTCATCGTACAGTTTGAG ATTGAGTTCCCAGATAAACACTGGCTACCTGAGCACATGCTGCCTGACCTGGAGAGGCTACTTCCTGTCAGAGATCACGTCATGATGTCAGATGATATGGAAGAGGTTGACCTGTGTGAAGTAGACTATGAAAGACAAAAGAGAAACTACAGTGGTGAAGCCTACGATGAAGACGAAGGGCCCCGGCATAGTGGTGTCCAGTGCCAGACTCAGTAA
- the LOC122135611 gene encoding 40S ribosomal protein S27-like, whose translation MYKGVFYCGACLGMSLQLDEAARGNPAVIERFEDSSRLECESQQLPTMPLAKDLLNPSFDFERRQHKKKRLVQSPNSYFMDVKCPGCYKITTVFSHAQTVVLCVGCSTVLCQPTGGKARLTEGCSFRRKQH comes from the exons ATGTATAAAGGCGTGTTTTATTGTGGAGCATGCCTGGGCATGTCTCTTCAGCTTGATGAAGCTGCGCGTGGCAACCCTGCAGTCATCGAGAGATTCGAGGACAGCAGCAGACTCGAATGTGAATCTCAGCAGCTCCCGACAATGCCT CTGGCCAAAGATCTGCTGAACCCGTCCTTTGATTTTGAAAGAAGACAACATAAGAAGAAAAGGCTTGTGCAGAGTCCCAACTCGTACTTCATGGATGTAAAATGCCCAG GTTGTTATAAGATCACGACTGTGTTCAGTCATGCGCAGACGGTTGTGTTGTGCGTTGGGTGTTCAACAGTGCTCTGCCAGCCCACTGGAGGAAAAGCAAGGCTGACTGAGG gTTGTTCTTTCAGAAGAAAGCAGCACTGA
- the LOC109047733 gene encoding ras-related protein Rab-8B-like, giving the protein MAKTYDYLFKLLLIGDSGVGKTCLLFRFSEDAFNTTFISTIGIDFKIRTIELNEKKIKLQIWDTAGQERFRTITTAYYRGAMGIMLVYDITSEKSFENIKNWIRNIEEHASSDVEKMILGNKCDMNDRRQVSKERGEKLAIDYGIKFLETSAKTKINEEDSFTTPTKYIMARLNRKMNDDAQADSGGPVKISKKRSKKHSIFKCALL; this is encoded by the exons ATGGCGAAGACTTACGATTACCTTTTCAAACTCTTGCTGATCGGAGACAGTGGAGTGGGAAAGACATGTCTGCTGTTCAGATTCAGCGAGGACGCGTTTAACACCACCTTCATCTCCACAATCG GAATTGATTTCAAAATCAGAACTATTGAGCTCAATGAGAAGAAAATCAAGCTGCAGATATG GGACACAGCAGGCCAGGAAAGATTTAGGACGATCACCACGGCGTACTATAGAGGCGCTATG gGCATTATGTTGGTATATGACATCACCAGCGAAAAGTCATTTGAGAACATTAAAAACTGGATCCGCAACATTGAGGAG CATGCATCATCTGACGTAGAGAAGATGATCCTCGGAAACAAATGTGATATGAACGACAGGAGACAGGTGTccaaagagagaggagagaaa TTGGCAATTGATTACGGGATCAAGTTTTTGGAAACAAGTGCAAAAACCAAAATAAACGAAGAAGACTCCTTCACAACACCCACAAAATACATTATGGCTCGACTTAACAGAAAaatg AATGATGATGCTCAAGCAGATAGCGGGGGGCCTGTGAAGATTTCAAAGAAGCGTTCCAAAAAGCACAGCATCTTTAAGTGTGCTCTGCTGTAA